The sequence GGCCGGAGACGACCACGTGGTGCCCGGCCTCGCCGAGCAGCCGGGCCGTGGCCTCTCCGATGCCCGAACCTCCGCCGGTCACGACGACAACCCTTTTGTCCTCCACCAGTTCCGGCCCCTTCACCAAGATCGACGAATTCGCCCAGCGAGTCCGAGCTTAGGGCCCGGTGATCTTCGGGTGACGACTTCCGGCCAGCGCCCGGAGCGGCACCGCGGTCTGTCCCGCGCCGGCTCCCGGTTCCGGTGGACGCGCGACCACCGTCCGGACGGCGGCTACGGCGTCGGGCCCGCGGAGGTCGCCGCCCTACCGGCGAGTTCACGCCGAGTTGCCGCTCGGGGCCGCCGGCCGTCCGGGGCGGCGCCGGACGCGCCGCCGTGCGCCTGGGCAGCCCCCGCCGCGCCGTACGCCGCCGGAGACCTGCCGGGCGGTGGGCGCCATACCGGTCGTCATCGGGAGAAGCCGTGTGCGCGATGCCCTGCGAATCGTAAGATCGGGGATCTCGTGGGGGGAGGTGGTCAATGGGCAGGCGGCGCCCTGAAACGCCGACGCTGGAGGAGGTGGCCGCCCGCGCCGGAGTGGGCCGGGGCACGGTCTCCCGCGTCGTCAACAACGCGGCGGGGGTGAAGGACTCGACACGCCAGGCCGTGCAGCAAGCCATCGCCGAGCTGGGGTACGTGCCCAACCTCGCGGCCCGGACCCTGGCCGGCCGGCGCGCCGACGCGGTCGCGCTCGTCGTGACGGAGCCGGACTGGCGGCTGTTCGCGGAACCGTTCTTCTCGGAGATCGTCAGCTCGCTGGGGGACGCGCTGGCCGACACCGGGATGCAGTTGCTGCTGACCATGGTCCGCTCGGACACCGAACGGAAGCGGTTCCTGGAGTACGCCCGCGGCGGCCGGGTCGACGGCGCGCTGCTGATCTCCGTGCGCACCGACGACTCCCTGCCCGACATGCTCGCCGAGGCCGGGCTGCCGACCGTGCTGCTGGGCCGCCGCTCGGGCGACGAGCACGTCAGCTACGTCGACGCGGACAACGCCGGGGGCGCCCGCAGCGCGGTCACCCACCTGCTGGCCACGGGCCGCAAGGCGATCGCCACCATCACCGGGCCGCTCGACATGTACGTCGCCCAGTGCCGGCTGCGCGGCTACCGCCAGGCCCTGGCGTCGGTCGGGCTGAGCACCGACGCGTCCTGGATCGCCGAGAGCGACTTCACCGAGGAGAGCGGCCGGCGCGCCATGGCCGGGCTGCTGGAACGGCATCCGGAGATCGACGGGGTGCTCGCCGCGTCGGACACCACGGCGGCCGGTGCGCTGCGGGCGCTGCGGGCGGCGGGCCGCCGGGTGCCGGAGGACGTGGCCGTCATCGGTTTCGACGACTTCCCGCTGGCCGAACAGACCGAGCCCCGCCTGACCACGGTCCGCCAGCCGCTGACCGACATCGGCCGGGCCATGGTCCGACTCCTGCTGGAGGAACTGGACGAACCGGCAATGGCCTGGCGCCACGTCATCCTCCGAACGGAACTGATCCGCCGCGATTCGGCCTGACGAGGAGAGGGGCACGACTGCGCGCGGGAGCGGGAGGGCTCGGCCGGCCCGCGCGCGGCCGCGTGCGGGGACGGGCCGGCGGGGACACGACCGGACGCGGGCCCGGCTTGTCGGCGGGACGGGGCGCGAAGGCGCGGACGCCCGGGGCCTCCGGCAACCTCCACGCGCGCGGCCGGCAGAGACGCGACCAGCCGCAGGCGCGGCCCGGCAACGGCTCGGCCGACGGCAGAGGCGTACGGTCGCGCGCAGCCGTACGCGGCTCAGGCGGTGGCGGTGTGGCGCAGGGGTGGGACCGGGCCGTCGTAGGGGCGCGGGAGCGCGCCGCATCCCGGCGGCGTGGCGCAGCCGGCCCGCCGGAGACCGGTCGGCCGGCCGCGCGCACCCGTCGGCCCGCCACGCCCTGAACCGGCCGCCGACCCCGCTTTCGGGAGCGCTCCCAGCAAGCGGCGCCGGGAAACCGTCGGCGCCCGGCCGCCTCACCTGCGTCTTCGAAACCTCTTCGACACATTCCCCGCGCGACACCTTGTCAGGGGCATGAACTCTCCCTACAGTCCCTGCCCAACGGAGGTAATGGGAGCGCTCCCATTCTGCGCTGGGAGCGCTCCCGCATCCGACCGTCCCCGAGAGGACCCGCATGCGACCGTCACCGCACTCCGCCCGTGCAGCGAGTGGCCTGATCGGCGCGCTGCTCGGCGCGCTCGCCGTACTGGCGGCCCTGCTCACCACGGCCCCGGCGGCCCAGGCCGACACCGCGATCTGCGAACAGTACGGCTCGACGACGATCCAGGGCCGTTACGTCGTCCAGAACAACCGCTGGGGCACCAGCGAGGCCCAGTGCATCAACGTCACGGACTCCGGCTTCCGGATCACCCAGGCCGACGGCTCGGTGCCGACGAACGGCGCCCCCAAGTCGTACCCGTCCGTCTTCAACGGCTGCCACTACACCAACTGCTCGCCCGGAACCAGCCTCCCGGCCCAGCTGAGCACCATCTCCAGCGCGCCCACCAGC comes from Streptomyces sp. SCL15-4 and encodes:
- a CDS encoding LacI family DNA-binding transcriptional regulator, encoding MGRRRPETPTLEEVAARAGVGRGTVSRVVNNAAGVKDSTRQAVQQAIAELGYVPNLAARTLAGRRADAVALVVTEPDWRLFAEPFFSEIVSSLGDALADTGMQLLLTMVRSDTERKRFLEYARGGRVDGALLISVRTDDSLPDMLAEAGLPTVLLGRRSGDEHVSYVDADNAGGARSAVTHLLATGRKAIATITGPLDMYVAQCRLRGYRQALASVGLSTDASWIAESDFTEESGRRAMAGLLERHPEIDGVLAASDTTAAGALRALRAAGRRVPEDVAVIGFDDFPLAEQTEPRLTTVRQPLTDIGRAMVRLLLEELDEPAMAWRHVILRTELIRRDSA